A DNA window from Streptomyces asoensis contains the following coding sequences:
- a CDS encoding cobalt-precorrin-6A reductase: MHVLILGGTTEARRLAELLHGTPGLKLTNSLAGRVASPRLPPGETRVGGFGGAEGLAAWLSEQTVDVIVDATHPFAGKISFNAAQAAAATHVPLLALRRPGWVPAEGDRWHEVGSLEEAAQALPALGRRVFLTTGRMGLAAFADLEDLWFLVRSVDAPEPPHPARMEVLLDRGPFTLDGERELLRRHRIDVVVTKDSGGAATAPKLTAAREARLPVLVVRRPPVPEGVTVFPDPEKAAQWVREHLEQGAFPVID, translated from the coding sequence ATGCACGTACTGATCCTCGGCGGAACCACGGAAGCCCGCCGCCTTGCCGAACTCCTCCACGGCACTCCGGGGCTGAAGCTGACCAACTCCCTTGCCGGACGCGTCGCCAGCCCCAGGCTGCCCCCGGGCGAGACCCGCGTCGGCGGCTTCGGCGGGGCCGAAGGGCTGGCGGCGTGGCTGAGCGAGCAGACGGTCGACGTGATCGTCGACGCCACCCATCCCTTCGCCGGGAAGATCAGCTTCAACGCGGCACAGGCCGCTGCCGCAACCCATGTTCCCCTGCTCGCCCTGCGCCGGCCCGGCTGGGTCCCCGCCGAGGGCGACCGGTGGCACGAGGTGGGCTCGCTAGAGGAGGCAGCCCAGGCGCTGCCCGCCCTCGGCCGGCGAGTCTTCCTCACCACCGGGCGCATGGGCCTGGCGGCCTTCGCGGACCTGGAGGACCTGTGGTTTCTCGTCCGATCCGTCGATGCACCCGAGCCACCGCATCCGGCCCGCATGGAGGTACTGCTCGACCGTGGCCCCTTCACCCTCGACGGGGAGCGAGAGCTGCTGCGGCGCCACCGCATCGACGTGGTGGTCACGAAGGACAGCGGCGGGGCGGCCACGGCGCCGAAACTGACGGCTGCCCGCGAGGCGCGGTTGCCCGTGCTCGTGGTCCGCAGACCACCCGTTCCCGAGGGAGTGACCGTCTTCCCGGATCCCGAGAAGGCGGCCCAGTGGGTCCGCGAGCACCTTGAGCAGGGAGCTTTTCCGGTCATTGACTGA
- a CDS encoding cobalamin biosynthesis protein CobG, with the protein MIVGMLTAMPTAALPPTPQATRERGDACPGALRLHAADDGALARVRLPGGVLTLGQAAALGRVARRLGDGDLHLTSRGNVQLRGLAAGCGGELAEALDAAGLLPSREHERVRNIVASPLSGLDGEGVRDVRPWLTALDAALCGSDAARGLSGRFLFALDDGRGDVAGLGADVTVRAIRDGAAWLTPGSVRVAVDDAPLAALVAAETFLQAARSHTAHTWRVSELPLPEGELDRLIRDRLTAAGIAHDEGPEPVGSADGPAPGVVGEALSAHVPLGRLSALQWEALTMVADTELRLTPWRGVVVPTVAATAARVSESLERLRAAGLVTDPASPWLRVGACIGRPGCAKAHADVRADVARTLEATGRPALPLYWSGCARRCGHPSGEHVDVLATPEGGYRLSVAPAGGETRTASAADPSRMGAALAAIIS; encoded by the coding sequence ATGATCGTAGGTATGCTCACCGCCATGCCCACGGCAGCCCTTCCTCCAACGCCCCAGGCCACACGGGAGCGCGGTGACGCCTGCCCCGGAGCGCTGCGCCTGCACGCGGCGGACGACGGGGCCCTTGCCCGTGTCCGGCTTCCCGGTGGAGTCCTGACGCTCGGGCAGGCGGCAGCACTCGGGCGCGTCGCCCGGCGGCTGGGCGATGGCGACCTGCACCTGACGTCGCGCGGCAACGTGCAGCTGCGCGGTCTGGCAGCCGGGTGTGGCGGGGAGTTGGCGGAGGCGTTGGACGCGGCCGGTCTGCTTCCCTCACGGGAGCACGAGCGGGTGCGCAACATCGTCGCCTCGCCCCTGTCCGGCCTGGACGGCGAAGGCGTGCGGGACGTGCGGCCATGGCTGACGGCCCTGGACGCCGCGTTGTGCGGGAGCGATGCCGCCCGGGGTCTGTCGGGTCGGTTCCTGTTCGCTCTGGACGACGGGCGCGGTGATGTGGCCGGCCTCGGCGCCGACGTCACGGTGCGCGCGATACGGGACGGCGCGGCGTGGCTCACCCCCGGGTCGGTCCGCGTGGCGGTCGATGACGCGCCGCTCGCAGCACTGGTGGCAGCCGAGACGTTCCTTCAGGCCGCGCGATCGCACACGGCACACACCTGGAGGGTCTCAGAACTCCCCCTGCCGGAAGGCGAGCTGGACCGCCTGATACGTGATCGGCTGACGGCCGCGGGCATCGCGCACGATGAAGGTCCCGAGCCGGTCGGTTCGGCCGACGGGCCGGCCCCGGGAGTCGTGGGCGAAGCCTTGTCCGCGCACGTTCCCTTGGGGCGGCTCTCGGCCCTCCAGTGGGAGGCGTTGACGATGGTCGCGGACACTGAGCTGCGGCTGACCCCCTGGCGTGGCGTCGTTGTCCCCACCGTGGCCGCCACCGCTGCACGAGTCTCCGAGTCGCTCGAGCGTCTCCGTGCGGCCGGACTGGTCACCGACCCCGCGTCCCCCTGGCTCCGCGTCGGCGCCTGCATCGGCCGCCCCGGATGCGCCAAGGCACACGCCGACGTCCGGGCGGACGTGGCGCGCACACTCGAAGCGACAGGCCGCCCCGCCCTCCCCCTGTACTGGTCCGGGTGTGCACGGCGCTGCGGACACCCGAGTGGTGAGCACGTCGACGTGCTCGCGACCCCGGAGGGCGGTTACCGCCTGTCGGTCGCCCCGGCAGGCGGTGAGACGAGAACCGCCTCCGCAGCAGACCCTTCCCGGATGGGCGCCGCCCTGGCGGCGATCATCTCATGA
- the cobN gene encoding cobaltochelatase subunit CobN, whose protein sequence is MPTPSGERVPPAHEILLLSTSDTDLLSARAADGPVGYRFANPARLPLNDLPALLDGADLVVVRLLGGIRAWQDGIDLLLADGRPVIVLTGEQAPDAQLMAASTVPVGIAAEAHAYLAHGGPANLEQLARFLSDTVLLTGHGFDAPAPAPTWGPLERPDGPADGPTIAVLYYRAHHMSGNTAFIHALCDAIEDEGGRPLPLYVASLRAPEPELIAELRAADALVTTVLAAGGTRPAEASAGGDDESWDAGALTALDVPILQALCLTGSRTAWEENDEGVSPLDAASQIAVPEFDGRLITVPFSFKEIDADGLPAYVADPERAARVAGIAVRHARLRHIPPARKRLALVLSAYPTKHSRIGNAVGLDTPASAVSLLRRLREEGYDFSSDADIPGLASGDGDELIRALIEAGGHDQDWLTEEQLARNPIRIPAADYRRWFATLPEELRTAVEEHWGPAPGEMFVDHSRNKEGDIVLAALRFGNLLILIQPPRGFGENPIAIYHDPDLPPSHHYLAAYRWIAAPQTEGGFGADAMIHLGKHGNLEWLPGKNGGLSAACAPDAALGDLPLIYPFLVNDPGEGTQAKRRVHATLVDHLVPPMARADSYGDIARLEQLLDEYAQISSMDPAKLPAIRAQIWTLIQAAKLDHDLGLEDRPDDDGFDDFLLHVDGWLCEVKDAQIRDGLHVLGNPPTGADRVNLVLAILRARQIWGGAKALPGLREALGLDESAATRTTADAAEGQARALVQAMEDAGWDPAAVPNEHGEQVRAVLDFAAREVVPRLAATTAELDHTVHALAGGFVPAGPSGSPLRGLVNVLPTGRNFYSVDPKAVPSRLAWETGQALAESLLERYRADNGDWPTSVGLSLWGTSAMRTAGDDVAEALALLGIRPVWDDASRRVTGLEPIPYEELGRPRIDVTLRISGFFRDAFPHTIGLLDDAVRLAAALDEPAEINHVRTHVQADLAAHGDERRATTRIFGSRPGTYGAGLLQLIDSRDWRTDADLAEVYTVWGGYAYGRELDGRPAREEMETAYQRIAVAAKNTDTREHDIADSDDYFQYHGGMVATVRALRGTAPEAYIGDSTRPETVRTRTLVEETSRVFRARVVNPKWIDAMRRHGYKGAFELAATVDYLFGYDATTGVVADWMYDKLTETYVLDPVNREFLQQANPWALHGIAERLLEAESRGMWAKPDPAVLDELRQVYLETEGNLEGDA, encoded by the coding sequence ATGCCCACTCCGTCCGGGGAGCGAGTCCCACCCGCCCACGAGATCCTGCTCCTGTCGACGTCCGACACGGACCTGCTCAGCGCCCGCGCGGCCGACGGCCCGGTCGGCTACCGCTTCGCCAACCCCGCCCGCCTTCCCCTGAACGACCTCCCGGCCCTCCTCGACGGCGCGGACCTGGTCGTCGTACGCCTCCTCGGCGGTATCCGCGCCTGGCAGGACGGCATCGACCTGCTGCTCGCCGACGGCCGCCCGGTGATCGTCCTGACCGGCGAACAGGCCCCCGACGCCCAGCTGATGGCCGCCTCCACCGTCCCCGTCGGCATCGCCGCCGAGGCCCACGCCTACCTCGCCCACGGCGGCCCCGCCAACCTCGAACAGCTCGCTCGGTTCCTGTCGGACACCGTCCTTCTCACCGGCCACGGCTTCGACGCGCCGGCACCTGCTCCGACCTGGGGTCCGCTGGAGCGCCCGGATGGTCCGGCCGACGGTCCGACCATCGCCGTGCTGTACTACCGCGCCCACCACATGAGCGGCAACACGGCCTTCATCCATGCACTCTGCGACGCCATCGAGGACGAGGGCGGCCGGCCGCTCCCGCTGTACGTCGCCTCCCTGCGCGCCCCGGAGCCGGAGCTGATCGCCGAACTCCGGGCCGCCGACGCCCTCGTCACCACGGTCCTGGCGGCCGGAGGCACCAGGCCCGCCGAGGCATCGGCCGGCGGCGACGACGAGTCCTGGGACGCGGGCGCGCTCACCGCCCTCGACGTCCCCATCCTCCAGGCCCTGTGCCTGACCGGGTCACGCACGGCCTGGGAGGAGAACGACGAGGGCGTCTCCCCGCTGGACGCCGCCAGCCAGATCGCGGTCCCCGAGTTCGACGGCCGCCTGATCACCGTGCCGTTCTCCTTCAAGGAGATCGACGCCGACGGACTCCCGGCCTACGTCGCCGACCCCGAGCGTGCGGCCCGGGTCGCCGGAATCGCCGTACGCCACGCCCGCCTCCGCCACATCCCGCCCGCCCGGAAGCGCCTGGCCCTCGTCCTGTCGGCGTACCCCACCAAGCACTCCCGGATCGGCAACGCGGTCGGCCTGGACACTCCCGCCAGTGCCGTATCCCTGCTCAGGCGCCTGCGGGAGGAGGGTTATGACTTCAGCTCCGACGCGGACATCCCCGGCCTGGCCTCCGGTGACGGTGACGAACTGATCCGCGCGCTGATCGAGGCGGGGGGTCACGACCAGGACTGGCTCACCGAGGAGCAGCTGGCTCGCAACCCGATCCGGATCCCGGCCGCCGACTACCGGCGCTGGTTCGCCACGCTCCCCGAAGAGCTGCGGACGGCGGTGGAGGAGCACTGGGGCCCGGCGCCCGGCGAGATGTTCGTCGACCACAGCCGCAACAAGGAGGGCGACATCGTCCTCGCGGCACTGCGCTTCGGCAACCTGCTCATCCTCATCCAGCCCCCGCGCGGCTTCGGCGAGAACCCCATCGCCATCTACCACGACCCGGACCTCCCGCCCTCACACCACTACCTGGCCGCCTACCGCTGGATCGCCGCCCCGCAGACGGAGGGCGGCTTCGGCGCCGACGCGATGATCCACCTCGGCAAGCACGGAAACCTGGAGTGGCTGCCCGGCAAGAACGGCGGCCTGTCCGCCGCCTGCGCCCCGGACGCAGCCCTCGGCGACCTGCCCCTGATCTATCCCTTCCTGGTCAACGATCCCGGCGAGGGCACCCAGGCCAAGCGCCGCGTGCACGCCACCCTCGTCGACCACCTCGTCCCGCCCATGGCCCGGGCCGACTCCTACGGCGACATCGCGCGCCTGGAGCAACTCCTCGACGAGTACGCGCAGATCTCCTCGATGGACCCGGCCAAGCTGCCCGCCATCCGCGCCCAGATCTGGACCCTCATCCAGGCGGCGAAGCTGGACCACGACCTCGGCCTGGAGGACCGGCCCGACGACGACGGCTTCGACGACTTCCTCCTCCACGTCGACGGCTGGCTGTGCGAGGTCAAGGATGCCCAGATCCGCGACGGCCTCCACGTCCTCGGCAACCCGCCCACCGGCGCCGACCGCGTCAACCTGGTCCTCGCCATCCTCCGCGCCCGCCAGATCTGGGGCGGCGCCAAGGCCCTTCCCGGCCTGCGCGAAGCCCTCGGCCTGGACGAGTCCGCCGCGACCCGCACGACAGCGGACGCCGCCGAGGGACAGGCCCGTGCCCTGGTCCAGGCGATGGAGGACGCGGGCTGGGACCCGGCCGCCGTACCCAACGAGCACGGCGAACAGGTTCGCGCGGTCCTGGACTTCGCAGCGCGCGAAGTCGTCCCGCGCCTGGCGGCGACCACCGCCGAACTCGACCACACGGTCCACGCGCTGGCCGGCGGCTTCGTCCCGGCGGGTCCGTCCGGCTCACCGTTGCGCGGCCTGGTGAACGTCCTGCCGACGGGGCGCAACTTCTACTCCGTCGACCCCAAGGCCGTCCCCTCCCGCCTCGCCTGGGAGACCGGCCAGGCCCTCGCCGAGTCCCTCCTGGAGCGCTACCGCGCGGACAACGGCGACTGGCCCACCTCCGTCGGCCTGTCCCTGTGGGGCACCAGCGCCATGCGTACCGCCGGCGACGACGTGGCCGAAGCCCTCGCCCTGCTTGGCATCCGCCCCGTCTGGGACGACGCCTCGCGCCGTGTGACCGGCCTCGAGCCCATCCCGTACGAGGAGCTGGGCCGTCCCCGTATCGACGTCACCCTGCGCATCTCGGGCTTCTTCCGCGACGCCTTTCCGCACACCATCGGCCTCCTGGACGACGCCGTGCGCCTGGCCGCCGCCCTGGACGAACCGGCCGAGATCAACCACGTCCGCACCCACGTACAGGCCGACCTGGCGGCCCATGGCGACGAACGCCGCGCCACCACCCGCATCTTCGGATCCCGCCCCGGAACGTACGGCGCCGGCCTGCTCCAGCTCATCGACTCGCGCGACTGGCGCACCGACGCCGACCTCGCCGAGGTCTACACCGTCTGGGGCGGCTACGCCTACGGCCGTGAACTCGACGGCCGCCCCGCCCGCGAGGAGATGGAGACGGCGTACCAGCGGATCGCGGTCGCGGCCAAGAACACCGACACCCGCGAGCACGACATCGCCGACTCCGACGACTACTTCCAGTACCACGGCGGCATGGTGGCCACCGTCCGGGCCCTGCGCGGCACGGCCCCCGAGGCGTACATCGGGGACTCCACCCGCCCCGAGACGGTCCGCACCCGCACGCTGGTGGAGGAGACTTCCCGCGTCTTCCGCGCCCGCGTCGTCAACCCGAAGTGGATCGACGCCATGCGCCGCCACGGCTACAAGGGCGCCTTCGAACTCGCCGCGACGGTCGACTACTTGTTCGGCTACGACGCCACGACCGGAGTGGTCGCCGACTGGATGTACGACAAGCTCACCGAGACCTACGTCCTGGACCCGGTCAACCGGGAGTTCCTTCAGCAGGCGAACCCCTGGGCCCTGCACGGCATCGCGGAGCGGCTGCTGGAGGCGGAGTCGCGAGGGATGTGGGCGAAGCCCGACCCGGCGGTCCTGGACGAACTGCGGCAGGTGTACCTGGAGACGGAGGGCAACCTGGAGGGCGACGCATGA
- a CDS encoding HoxN/HupN/NixA family nickel/cobalt transporter, protein MTTAPDSASARPTAPATGRGISWHRIRTSMTRKEWASVGGMAAFILALHVIGWFTLVAIVAPEHYSLGTKTFGIGIGVTAYTLGMRHAFDADHIAAIDNTTRKLMNEGQRPMSVGFWFSLGHSSIVFALAFLLSLGVKALAGPVENDNSTLHSITGWIGTTVSGTFLYVIAIINLVIMVGIWKVFRQMRTGHFDEAALEEQLNNRGFMNRLLGRLMKSITKPWQMYPLGLLFGLGFDTATEIALLVLAGSGAASGLPWYAILCLPVLFAAGMSLLDTIDGSFMNFAYGWAFSKPVRKVYYNLTITGLSVAVALIIGTVELLGLVAEKADLHGAFWDWISGLDLNIIGYVIVGLFFATWAVALVVWKVGRIEEKWTAGLAQPATAQEHGE, encoded by the coding sequence ATGACCACCGCTCCTGATTCCGCTTCCGCCAGGCCGACCGCTCCGGCCACCGGCCGCGGCATCTCGTGGCACCGCATCCGCACATCAATGACCCGCAAGGAATGGGCGAGCGTCGGCGGAATGGCCGCGTTCATCCTGGCGCTGCATGTCATCGGCTGGTTCACGCTCGTGGCGATCGTCGCCCCGGAGCACTACAGCCTCGGCACGAAGACCTTCGGCATAGGCATCGGAGTCACCGCGTACACCCTGGGCATGCGGCACGCCTTCGACGCCGACCACATCGCCGCCATCGACAACACGACCCGCAAGCTGATGAACGAGGGCCAGCGCCCGATGTCGGTCGGCTTCTGGTTCTCCCTGGGGCACTCGTCGATCGTCTTCGCGCTCGCTTTCCTGCTGTCTCTCGGCGTCAAAGCGCTGGCAGGGCCGGTCGAGAACGACAACTCCACGCTGCACAGCATCACCGGCTGGATCGGTACGACCGTCTCGGGCACCTTCCTCTACGTCATCGCGATCATCAATCTGGTGATCATGGTGGGCATCTGGAAGGTGTTCCGGCAGATGCGCACCGGCCACTTCGACGAGGCGGCCCTGGAGGAGCAGCTCAACAACCGCGGCTTCATGAACCGCCTCCTTGGCCGCCTGATGAAGTCGATCACCAAGCCCTGGCAGATGTACCCTCTGGGCCTGCTTTTCGGTCTCGGCTTCGACACCGCCACCGAGATCGCGCTCCTCGTCCTCGCCGGCTCGGGCGCCGCCTCCGGCCTGCCCTGGTACGCCATCCTGTGCCTGCCGGTCCTGTTCGCGGCCGGCATGTCCCTGCTTGACACCATCGACGGCTCGTTCATGAACTTCGCCTACGGCTGGGCGTTCTCCAAGCCGGTCCGCAAGGTCTACTACAACCTCACCATCACCGGCCTGTCCGTCGCCGTCGCCCTGATCATCGGCACCGTCGAACTTCTCGGTCTGGTAGCCGAGAAGGCGGACCTGCACGGCGCGTTCTGGGACTGGATCTCCGGACTCGACCTCAACATCATCGGCTACGTCATCGTCGGCCTGTTCTTCGCCACCTGGGCCGTCGCCCTGGTGGTGTGGAAGGTCGGCCGCATCGAGGAGAAGTGGACGGCCGGCCTGGCCCAGCCGGCCACGGCTCAGGAGCACGGCGAGTAG
- a CDS encoding Fur family transcriptional regulator, with the protein MTPPSAQHGAAAPEHSVLLRRHGLRCTASRLCTLRLLSASGQHLSTAEVCAELQEMGLPFDQATVYRTLETFTEAGLAHAVHGPGPKRYGVSSEPHHHAVCEECGRVQDVAIADMREAVEQITELTGLHTGEGGSLLLYGRCSRCSG; encoded by the coding sequence CCGCCGTCGGCACAGCACGGCGCGGCGGCACCGGAGCACTCGGTACTGCTGCGACGCCACGGCCTGCGCTGCACGGCAAGCAGGCTGTGCACCTTGAGGCTGCTGTCCGCGTCGGGGCAGCACCTGTCCACCGCCGAAGTCTGCGCTGAACTACAGGAGATGGGTCTGCCGTTCGATCAGGCGACCGTCTACCGGACTCTGGAGACCTTCACGGAGGCGGGTCTGGCGCACGCCGTGCACGGCCCGGGGCCCAAGCGCTACGGCGTCAGCTCCGAACCGCACCATCACGCCGTGTGTGAGGAATGTGGTCGCGTACAGGACGTGGCGATCGCCGACATGAGGGAAGCCGTGGAACAGATCACCGAACTGACCGGACTACACACCGGTGAAGGGGGCTCGCTGCTGCTCTACGGCCGATGTTCCCGGTGCAGCGGGTAA
- a CDS encoding precorrin-2 C(20)-methyltransferase produces the protein MSGKLYGVGLGPGDPSLMTVRAVEVIAGADVVAYHSARHGRSIARSIAARHIREDHIEEALVYPVTTETTDHPGGYKGAMEEFYAEASARLAAHLDAGRTVAVLAEGDPLFYGSYMHMHKRLVERYDTEVIPGVTSVSAAAARLGAPLAEGEEVLTILPGTLPEEELTARLATTDAAVVMKLGRTFPKVRRALETSGRLTEARYVERATMSKERVAELAAVDAESVPYFSVAVLPSQVDAERPVRERGEVVVVGTGPAGPLWLTPETRGALAAADDLVGYTTYLDRVPERAGQARHGSDNRVEAERAEFALQLARKGRRVAVVSGGDPGVFAMATAVLEVASQPEHLDVPVRVLPGVTAANAAAARAGAPLGHDYAALSLSDRLKPWEVIAERLRAAASADLVLALYNPGSRSRTWQVGKAQELLLEYRAPGTPVVVARDVGGPGERVRIVRLGELDPAEVDMRTILLVGSSQTQVVRRGDGEEIVWTPRRYPEA, from the coding sequence GTGAGCGGCAAGCTGTACGGGGTCGGCCTGGGCCCCGGTGATCCCTCCCTGATGACCGTACGGGCCGTCGAGGTCATCGCAGGGGCGGACGTGGTCGCGTACCACAGCGCCCGGCACGGGCGGTCCATCGCCCGGTCGATCGCGGCGCGGCACATCCGCGAAGACCACATCGAGGAAGCACTGGTCTACCCGGTCACGACGGAGACCACCGACCATCCCGGCGGCTACAAGGGCGCCATGGAGGAGTTCTACGCCGAGGCATCGGCCAGACTCGCGGCCCACCTCGACGCCGGGCGCACCGTGGCCGTACTCGCCGAGGGCGATCCGCTCTTCTACGGCTCCTACATGCACATGCACAAGCGGCTCGTCGAACGCTACGACACCGAGGTCATCCCCGGCGTCACCTCCGTGTCGGCCGCTGCGGCCCGCCTGGGCGCACCGCTTGCCGAGGGCGAGGAGGTGCTGACGATCCTGCCGGGCACCCTGCCCGAGGAGGAGCTGACCGCTCGCCTGGCCACGACGGACGCCGCGGTGGTGATGAAGCTCGGCCGCACCTTCCCCAAGGTGCGCCGCGCGCTGGAGACTTCGGGACGCCTGACCGAGGCCCGTTATGTGGAACGGGCCACCATGAGCAAGGAGCGCGTCGCCGAACTCGCGGCGGTGGACGCGGAGTCGGTGCCTTACTTCTCGGTGGCCGTGCTGCCCAGTCAGGTGGACGCCGAGCGGCCTGTACGTGAGCGGGGCGAGGTGGTGGTGGTCGGGACGGGGCCGGCCGGTCCGCTGTGGCTGACACCCGAGACGCGGGGCGCGCTGGCCGCCGCCGACGATCTGGTCGGCTACACCACCTACCTGGACCGGGTGCCCGAGCGGGCGGGCCAGGCCCGGCACGGCTCGGACAACCGCGTGGAGGCCGAGCGCGCCGAGTTCGCGCTGCAACTGGCCCGCAAGGGGCGGCGGGTGGCCGTGGTCTCCGGCGGCGACCCGGGTGTGTTCGCGATGGCCACCGCCGTGCTGGAGGTGGCGTCGCAGCCCGAGCACCTGGATGTGCCGGTGCGCGTGCTGCCGGGCGTGACCGCCGCCAACGCTGCCGCGGCACGGGCCGGCGCCCCGCTCGGACACGACTACGCCGCCCTCTCCCTCTCCGACCGGCTCAAGCCGTGGGAGGTCATCGCGGAGCGACTGCGGGCAGCGGCCTCGGCGGACCTGGTCCTGGCCCTGTACAACCCTGGTTCGCGCAGCCGTACCTGGCAGGTGGGCAAGGCACAGGAACTGCTGCTGGAGTACCGGGCGCCCGGCACTCCGGTGGTGGTAGCCCGGGACGTCGGCGGCCCGGGTGAGCGGGTGCGGATCGTGCGGCTGGGTGAGCTGGATCCCGCCGAGGTCGACATGCGCACGATCCTGCTGGTCGGTTCCTCGCAGACCCAGGTGGTGCGGCGCGGAGACGGCGAGGAGATCGTCTGGACGCCCCGCCGGTATCCGGAGGCGTGA
- a CDS encoding precorrin-8X methylmutase, with the protein MTRTTTESSEKSTVTTHVYEKDGAAIYRQSFATIRAEADLTRLPADVSQVAVRMIHACGMVDLVEDLAYTPEVVARAREALRAGAPILCDVQMVASGVTRKRLPAGNDVLCTLSDPAVPELAERLGTTRSAAALELWRDRLEGAVVAVGNAPTALFRLLEMIEEGAPRPAAVIGVPVGFVGAAESKDALAAHPSGLEYLVVRGRRGGSAIAAAALNAIASEEE; encoded by the coding sequence ATGACCCGCACGACGACCGAGAGCAGTGAGAAGAGCACCGTGACCACCCACGTCTACGAGAAGGACGGAGCGGCGATCTACCGCCAGTCCTTCGCCACCATCCGCGCCGAGGCGGACCTCACGCGTCTGCCCGCCGATGTCAGCCAGGTCGCGGTACGCATGATCCACGCCTGCGGGATGGTCGACCTGGTCGAGGATCTGGCCTACACGCCCGAGGTGGTGGCCCGGGCCCGCGAGGCCCTGCGCGCCGGCGCCCCTATCCTCTGCGACGTGCAGATGGTGGCCAGCGGCGTGACCCGCAAACGGCTGCCCGCCGGGAACGACGTCCTGTGCACCCTGTCCGACCCGGCCGTCCCGGAGCTGGCCGAACGGCTGGGCACCACGCGCAGCGCCGCGGCGCTGGAGCTGTGGCGGGACCGGCTGGAGGGCGCGGTCGTTGCCGTCGGCAACGCCCCTACCGCCCTCTTCCGCCTCCTGGAGATGATCGAGGAGGGCGCGCCCCGGCCCGCCGCCGTCATCGGCGTCCCGGTCGGCTTCGTCGGCGCTGCCGAGTCCAAGGACGCCTTGGCCGCGCATCCTTCCGGGCTGGAGTACCTGGTGGTCCGCGGCCGACGCGGTGGCAGCGCCATCGCGGCCGCCGCACTCAACGCGATCGCGAGCGAGGAAGAGTGA
- a CDS encoding cobalt-precorrin-5B (C(1))-methyltransferase, which yields MSGSEGRDVVQAGGAHGSGQVKGGRRAQLEHTGLRHGWTTGACATAATTAAYTALLTGEFPDPVTITLPKGQTPSFALAAEELTESSAMAGIVKDAGDDPDVTHGALVRVTVRRLPAGSGVVFRAGPGVGTITRPGLPLPVGEAAVNPVPRRMMSEHVAEVAARHGGSGNVEITVSVDHGEEIARSTWNPRLGILGGLSILGTTGIVVPYSCSAWIDSIRRGVDVARAAGRTHVAGCTGSTSEKTVVAEYGLPEDALLDMGDFAGAVLKYIRRHPVDRLTICGGFAKLSKLAAGHLDLHSGRSQVDKGFLAELARRGGADETLAAVVADANTGLAALQLCQAAGVPLGDLVARTARDEALAVLRGAPVAVDVICIDRAGTVVGRSTVT from the coding sequence ATGAGTGGCAGTGAGGGTCGAGACGTGGTGCAGGCGGGCGGGGCGCATGGTTCCGGTCAGGTGAAGGGCGGTCGCCGCGCCCAGCTCGAGCACACGGGGCTGCGGCACGGCTGGACCACGGGGGCCTGCGCGACGGCGGCCACCACGGCCGCGTACACCGCCCTGCTGACCGGTGAGTTTCCCGACCCGGTGACGATCACGCTGCCCAAGGGGCAGACGCCGTCCTTCGCGCTGGCCGCCGAGGAGCTGACCGAGAGTTCCGCCATGGCGGGGATCGTGAAGGACGCGGGAGACGACCCCGACGTCACGCACGGCGCGCTGGTCCGGGTCACCGTCCGGCGACTGCCCGCAGGCAGTGGCGTCGTCTTCAGGGCGGGCCCCGGCGTGGGGACGATCACCCGGCCCGGCCTTCCGCTGCCCGTCGGTGAGGCGGCGGTCAATCCCGTGCCCCGTCGCATGATGAGCGAGCACGTCGCCGAAGTGGCCGCCCGGCACGGCGGCAGCGGCAACGTGGAGATCACCGTCTCCGTCGACCACGGCGAGGAGATAGCCCGCTCCACCTGGAACCCACGGCTCGGCATCCTCGGCGGCCTGTCCATCCTCGGCACCACGGGCATCGTCGTGCCGTACTCCTGCTCGGCCTGGATCGACTCCATCCGGCGGGGCGTGGACGTGGCCCGCGCGGCCGGACGGACCCATGTCGCCGGGTGCACCGGGTCGACGTCCGAGAAGACCGTCGTCGCCGAGTACGGCCTGCCCGAGGACGCCCTGCTCGACATGGGGGACTTCGCGGGCGCCGTGCTGAAGTACATCCGCCGGCACCCGGTGGACCGCCTCACGATCTGCGGTGGCTTCGCCAAACTCTCCAAGCTCGCCGCCGGCCATCTGGACCTGCACTCCGGCCGCTCCCAGGTCGACAAAGGCTTCCTCGCCGAACTGGCCAGGCGGGGCGGCGCGGACGAGACGCTGGCCGCCGTCGTGGCCGACGCGAACACAGGGCTCGCCGCGCTCCAGCTGTGCCAGGCCGCCGGGGTACCGCTCGGCGACCTGGTGGCGAGGACGGCCCGCGACGAGGCGCTGGCCGTGCTGCGCGGCGCGCCCGTCGCGGTGGACGTCATCTGCATCGACCGTGCAGGGACGGTCGTGGGCCGCAGTACGGTGACATGA